In a single window of the Rhodamnia argentea isolate NSW1041297 chromosome 2, ASM2092103v1, whole genome shotgun sequence genome:
- the LOC115755080 gene encoding phosphoenolpyruvate carboxylase, housekeeping isozyme, translating into MAANRNLEKLASIDAQLRLLVPSKVSEDDKLVEYDALLLDRFLDILQDLHGEDLKETVQECYELSAEYEGKHDPQKLEELGNVLTSLDPGDSIVVSKSFSNMLNLANLAEEVQIAYRRRNKLKKGDFADENNATTESDIEETLKRLVVQLKKSPEEVFDALKNQTVDLVLTAHPTQSVRRSLLQKHGRIRDCLAQLYAKDITPDDKQELDEALQREIQAAFRTDEIRRTAPTPQDEMRAGMSYFHETIWKGVPKFLRRVDTALKNIGINERVPYNAPLIQFSSWMGGDRDGNPRVTPEVTRDVCLLARMMAANLYYSQIEDLMFELSMWRCSDELRVRADELHRSSRRDAKHYIEFWKQVPPNEPYRVIFGDLRDKLYQTRERSRLLLSNGISDIPEEATFTNVEQFLEPLELCYRSLCSCGDRTIADGTLLDFLRQVSTFGFALVKLDIRQESDRHTDVLDAITRHLEIGSYKEWSEERRQEWLLSELSGKRPLFGPDLPQTDEIADVLNTFHVIAELPSDSFGAYIISMATAPSDVLAVELLQRECHVKQPLRVVPLFEKLADLDAAPAAVARLFSIDWYRNRINGKQEVMIGYSDSGKDAGRFSAAWQLYKAQEELIKVAKQYGVKLTMFHGRGGTVGRGGGPTHLAILSQPPDTIHGSLRVTVQGEVIEQSFGEEHLCFRTLQRFTAATLEHGMHPPNAPKPEWRALMDEMAIVATDAYRSIVFKEPRFVEYFRLATPEMEYGRMNIGSRPSKRKPSGGIESLRAIPWIFAWTQTRFHLPVWLGFGAAFKHVIEKDIRNLHMLQEMYNEWPFFRVTVDLVEMVFAKGDPGIAALYDKLLVSEDLWSFGERLRSDYEETKELLLRVAGHKDLLEGDPYLKQRLRLRDSYITTLNVCQAYTLKRIRDPTYHVKLRPHISREIVESSKPADELVKLNPTSDYAPGLEDTLILTMKGIAAGMQNTG; encoded by the exons ATGGCGGCGAATCGGAACCTGGAGAAGCTGGCGTCCATCGATGCGCAACTGAGGCTTCTGGTTCCGTCGAAGGTGAGCGAGGATGACAAATTGGTGGAGTACGACGCCTTGTTGCTGGATCGGTTCCTCGATATTCTTCAGGACTTGCACGGCGAAGATCTCAAGGAGACG GTGCAAGAGTGCTATGAGCTTTCTGCTGAGTATGAAGGCAAACATGATCCTCAAAAGCTGGAGGAGCTGGGAAATGTTTTGACCAGTTTGGATCCTGGCGATTCCATTGTTGTTTCCAAATCTTTCTCCAACATGCTTAACTTGGCAAACTTAGCTGAGGAGGTTCAGATTGCTTACCGTAGGCGTAACAAGTTGAAGAAGGGGGATTTTGCTGATGAGAACAATGCCACAACTGAGTCGGACATCGAAGAGACGCTCAAGAGGCTTGTGGTGCAGCTGAAGAAGTCTCCTGAAGAAGTATTTGATGCTCTTAAGAATCAAACAGTGGATCTTGTCTTGACTGCTCATCCTACGCAGTCAGTGCGAAGATCTTTGCTTCAGAAGCATGGAAG AATCCGAGATTGTTTGGCCCAACTCTACGCTAAAGACATCACTCCTGATGACAAGCAGGAGCTTGATGAAGCACTTCAGAGAGAG ATACAAGCTGCGTTCCGTACAGATGAAATCCGAAGGACTGCTCCGACTCCACAAGATGAGATGAGAGCTGGAATGAGCTATTTCCATGAAACCATCTGGAAGGGTGTTCCCAAGTTCTTACGCCGGGTTGACACAGCTTTGAAGAACATAGGAATCAATGAGCGTGTTCCTTATAATGCACCTcttattcaattttcttcctggATGGGTGGTGATCGCGACG GTAATCCAAGAGTAACCCCTGAAGTCACGAGAGACGTTTGCTTATTAGCTAGAATGATGGCTGCCAACTTGTACTATTCCCAAATTGAAGATCTTATGTTTGAG TTGTCTATGTGGCGTTGCAGTGATGAGTTACGTGTTCGTGCGGATGAACTCCATAGATCTTCAAGGAGAGATGCAAAACACTATATAG AGTTCTGGAAACAAGTACCACCAAATGAACCCTACCGTGTGATATTTGGTGACTTGAGGGATAAGCTGTATCAGACACGTGAACGTTCTCGTCTGTTATTATCGAATGGTATCTCCGACATCCCCGAAGAGGCAACTTTCACCAATGTTGAGCAG TTCTTGGAACCTCTGGAACTTTGCTACAGATCGCTATGCTCATGTGGTGATCGGACAATAGCTGATGGAACCCTTCTTGATTTCTTGAGACAAGTTTCCACTTTTGGCTTCGCACTCGTCAAACTTGATATCAGACAAGAATCCGACAGACACACTGATGTATTGGATGCGATCACAAGGCACTTGGAAATTGGGTCCTACAAGGAGTGGTCTGAAGAGCGGCGCCAGGAATGGCTCTTGTCTGAGCTCAGCGGCAAGCGCCCGCTGTTTGGTCCTGATCTTCCTCAAACCGACGAAATCGCGGATGTGCTAAACACATTTCATGTCATAGCAGAGCTCCCTTCTGATAGCTTCGGTGCCTATATCATCTCGATGGCCACTGCTCCATCCGATGTGCTGGCAGTGGAGCTCTTACAACGTGAGTGCCATGTGAAGCAACCGCTGAGAGTTGTTCCACTGTTTGAGAAGCTTGCAGATCTTGACGCTGCTCCTGCTGCTGTGGCACGGCTTTTCTCAATCGATTGGTACAGAAATCGGATCAACGGCAAGCAGGAAGTTATGATCGGGTATTCAGATTCTGGCAAGGATGCTGGACGTTTTTCTGCAGCGTGGCAGCTTTATAAGGCTCAGGAAGAGCTTATAAAAGTTGCTAAACAGTATGGCGTGAAGCTTACTATGTTCCATGGCCGTGGTGGCACGGTCGGGAGAGGAGGTGGTCCCACCCATCTTGCCATATTGTCTCAGCCACCAGACACTATCCACGGGTCACTTCGGGTTACTGTCCAGGGCGAGGTTATTGAGCAATCATTTGGAGAGGAGCATTTGTGCTTTAGAACCCTGCAACGTTTTACTGCTGCTACCCTAGAGCACGGAATGCACCCACCAAATGCCCCAAAACCTGAATGGCGTGCGCTGATGGATGAGATGGCCATCGTGGCTACGGACGCGTACCGCTCAATTGTTTTCAAAGAGCCTCGTTTTGTCGAGTACTTTCGCCTT GCCACCCCAGAGATGGAATACGGTCGTATGAACATTGGGAGCCGTCCGTCAAAGCGAAAGCCCAGTGGAGGCATTGAGTCACTTCGTGCAATCCCTTGGATTTTTGCATGGACTCAAACAAGGTTTCACCTTCCAGTGTGGCTTGGTTTTGGGGCTGCATTCAAGCATGTTATTGAGAAGGACATTCGGAATCTGCACATGCTGCAGGAGATGTACAACGAGTGGCCTTTCTTTAGAGTCACCGTCGACTTGGTTGAAATGGTGTTTGCCAAGGGTGATCCTGGAATAGCCGCCTTGTATGACAAGCTCCTTGTCTCTGAAGATCTTTGGTCGTTCGGGGAGCGATTGAGGTCTGATTATGAAGAAACAAAGGAACTTCTTCTCCGG GTTGCTGGTCACAAGGACCTTCTGGAAGGGGACCCCTACCTGAAGCAGAGGCTGCGCCTCCGAGATTCATACATCACGACCCTAAACGTTTGCCAAGCGTACACGCTCAAACGAATCCGAGACCCAACCTACCATGTGAAGTTGCGTCCTCACATCTCTAGGGAGATCGTGGAGTCGAGCAAACCAGCCGATGAGCTCGTGAAGTTGAACCCGACAAGTGACTACGCCCCCGGCCTGGAGGATACCCTCATCTTGACCATGAAGGGTATTGCTGCAGGCATGCAGAACACCGGCTAA
- the LOC115755046 gene encoding probable galactinol--sucrose galactosyltransferase 1 isoform X2, which translates to MKLVVFSGLRFMSLYRFKTWWMTQWMGTCGRDIPFETQFLLVEVRNSLCLDNARTGSDGLEKQEMYVVFLPLLEEDFRAVLQGNEQNEMVVCLESGDPSVDTFNGSHLVFAASGSNPFDVVTYAVKAVEKYQKTFCHLDRKKIPDNINWFGWCTWDAFYTDITEEGLKLGLESFKKGGITPKFLIIDDGWQSVAMDPAGVESKAEDTANFADRLVDIRENHKFQKHRQEGHAEKELGCGLQRVVAEIKEQYGLKYVYAWHAITGYWGGVKPNAPVMERYGANLVYPISSPGVQANGVCHVLKSIMTNGVGLVKPEKAYEFYNDLHSYLASTGVDGVKVDAQTILETLGKGHGGRVNLARKYHEALEASVGRNFSDNHIISCMSHNTDTLYSGKKTAIMRASDDFFPRDPASHTIHVASVAYNSTFIGEFMQPDWDMFHSQHPMAEYHGAARAVGGCAVYVSDKPDCHDFNLLKKLSLPDGSVLRAKLPGRPTKDCLFSDPVRDKKSLLKIWNLNSFSGVIGVFNCQGASWCRVAKKPLIHDEHVETITGSITAKDVDYLPRVADDGWSGDTIMYSHRGGEVVYLPKNSSYPMALNSREYEVFTVVPVKSLSNGAKFAPIGLLEMFNSGGAITDLKHELDEPMTISMRVRGCGVFGAYSLPHPKRILVESREVAFEYRQGSGLVTFALEVPEEDLYLWSIIIKF; encoded by the exons ATGAAATTAGTTGTTTTCAG TGGTTTACGTTTCATGAGTCTTTACCGCTTCAAGACGTGGTGGATGACGCAGTGGATGGGCACCTGTGGCCGTGACATCCCCTTTGAAACCCAATTTCTGTTGGTCGAGGTCCGCAACAGCTTGTGCTTGGACAATGCAAGAACAGGAAGTGATGGACTAGAGAAACAAGAAATGTACGTTGTCTTCCTACCGCTCCTTGAAGAGGATTTCAGAGCCGTTCTTCAAGGGAACGAACAAAACGAGATGGTCGTCTGCTTGGAAAGTG GTGATCCTTCTGTTGATACTTTCAACGGAAGTCATTTAGTATTTGCAGCATCCGGATCAAACCCTTTTGATGTTGTTACTTATGCAGTGAA GGCCGTCGAAAAATACCAGAAGACATTCTGTCATCTTGACAGGAAAAAG ATCCCGGATAACATAAATTGGTTTGGCTGGTGCACATGGGATGCCTTCTATACCGACATCACAGAAGAAGGCCTGAAGCTCGGATTAGAGAG CTTCAAGAAAGGCGGGATCACTCCGAAGTTCCTTATAATCGATGATGGATGGCAATCAGTTGCGATGGATCCCGCAGGCGTTGAATCAAAAGCTGAGGACACTGCCAA CTTCGCAGACAGATTGGTAGACATCAGAGAGAACCACAAGTTTCAAAAGCATCGCCAGGAAGGGCATGCGGAGAAAGAACTGGGCTGTGGACTCCAGCGCGTCGTTGCCGAAATAAAAGAGCAATATGGTCTAAA GTATGTCTATGCGTGGCATGCTATAACCGGGTACTGGGGTGGTGTAAAACCGAATGCCCCTGTGATGGAACGCTACGGAGCCAATTTGGTGTATCCGATATCTTCTCCTGGTGTTCAAGCAAATGGTGTTTGTCATGTGCTTAAAAGCATTATGACGAACGGAGTTGGCCTGGTGAAGCCAGAGAAGGCTTATGAGTTCTACAATGATCTTCACTCGTATCTCGCATCGACTGGTGTTGATGGAGTCAAAGTGGATGCTCAGACCATCCTTGAAACTCTCGGGAAAGGTCATGGCGGACGAGTGAATCTGGCTAGAAAGTATCATGAAGCACTAGAAGCGTCTGTTGGCCGTAATTTCTCAGACAATCACATCATTTCTTGTATGAGCCATAACACAGACACTTTATACAG TGGGAAGAAAACGGCTATAATGAGAGCATCGGATGATTTTTTCCCGAGAGATCCTGCATCACACACAATTCACGTCGCATCAGTTGCATATAACTCCACTTTTATTGGGGAATTCATGCAGCCAGACTGGGATATGTTCCAT AGCCAACATCCAATGGCCGAATATCACGGAGCAGCACGTGCAGTCGGTGGATGTGCCGTTTATGTTAG TGACAAGCCCGACTGTCATGACTTCAATCTACTCAAGAAACTCTCGCTTCCCGACGGTTCTGTTCTAAGGGCAAAGTTACCGGGGAGGCCAACAAAGGATTGCTTGTTTTCTGACCCTGTTAGAGATAAGAAAAG CCTTTTGAAGATATGGAACTTGAATAGCTTCTCCGGAGTGATTGGTGTGTTCAACTGTCAAGGAGCCAGTTGGTGTCGAGTCGCCAAAAAGCCACTTATCCACGATGAACACGTAGAGACTATCACTGGTTCTATTACTGCAAAAGACGTGGACTACCTGCCACGAGTTGCGGATGATGGATGGAGCGGCGATACTATAATGTATTCGCACCGTGGAG GAGAGGTGGTTTACCTTCCGAAGAATTCATCCTATCCAATGGCGCTGAATTCTCGAGAATACGAGGTTTTCACTGTCGTTCCAGTTAAAAGCTTGTCGAACGGAGCAAAATTCGCTCCCATAGGACTCCTTGAGATGTTTAACTCCGGGGGAGCGATCACTGATTTGAAGCATGAACTCGATGAACCTATGACTATCTCCATGAGAGTTCGAGGATGCGGCGTGTTTGGAGCCTATTCATTGCCTCATCCTAAGAGGATATTGGTCGAGTCCCGGGAAGTGGCATTCGAATATAGACAAGGAAGTGGTCTGGTGACCTTTGCTCTTGAAGTTCCAGAGGAAGATTTGTACCTTTGGAGCATTATCATCAAGTTCTAA
- the LOC115755046 gene encoding probable galactinol--sucrose galactosyltransferase 1 isoform X1, which produces MANGAGMMSLTNGKLMVSGQCVLSDVHDNVSLSSVVSDDDVPCDGAFIGVKSDHKGSLRVFPVGKLLGLRFMSLYRFKTWWMTQWMGTCGRDIPFETQFLLVEVRNSLCLDNARTGSDGLEKQEMYVVFLPLLEEDFRAVLQGNEQNEMVVCLESGDPSVDTFNGSHLVFAASGSNPFDVVTYAVKAVEKYQKTFCHLDRKKIPDNINWFGWCTWDAFYTDITEEGLKLGLESFKKGGITPKFLIIDDGWQSVAMDPAGVESKAEDTANFADRLVDIRENHKFQKHRQEGHAEKELGCGLQRVVAEIKEQYGLKYVYAWHAITGYWGGVKPNAPVMERYGANLVYPISSPGVQANGVCHVLKSIMTNGVGLVKPEKAYEFYNDLHSYLASTGVDGVKVDAQTILETLGKGHGGRVNLARKYHEALEASVGRNFSDNHIISCMSHNTDTLYSGKKTAIMRASDDFFPRDPASHTIHVASVAYNSTFIGEFMQPDWDMFHSQHPMAEYHGAARAVGGCAVYVSDKPDCHDFNLLKKLSLPDGSVLRAKLPGRPTKDCLFSDPVRDKKSLLKIWNLNSFSGVIGVFNCQGASWCRVAKKPLIHDEHVETITGSITAKDVDYLPRVADDGWSGDTIMYSHRGGEVVYLPKNSSYPMALNSREYEVFTVVPVKSLSNGAKFAPIGLLEMFNSGGAITDLKHELDEPMTISMRVRGCGVFGAYSLPHPKRILVESREVAFEYRQGSGLVTFALEVPEEDLYLWSIIIKF; this is translated from the exons ATGGCTAATGGGGCAGGAATGATGAGCTTGACAAATGGGAAGCTGATGGTGTCGGGCCAATGCGTGCTGTCCGACGTTCACGACAATGTTTCCTTGTCTTCTGTAGTCTCTGACGATGATGTTCCGTGTGATGGGGCTTTCATTGGGGTCAAATCTGATCACAAGGGCAGTCTCAGGGTCTTCCCTGTTGGAAAGCTTCT TGGTTTACGTTTCATGAGTCTTTACCGCTTCAAGACGTGGTGGATGACGCAGTGGATGGGCACCTGTGGCCGTGACATCCCCTTTGAAACCCAATTTCTGTTGGTCGAGGTCCGCAACAGCTTGTGCTTGGACAATGCAAGAACAGGAAGTGATGGACTAGAGAAACAAGAAATGTACGTTGTCTTCCTACCGCTCCTTGAAGAGGATTTCAGAGCCGTTCTTCAAGGGAACGAACAAAACGAGATGGTCGTCTGCTTGGAAAGTG GTGATCCTTCTGTTGATACTTTCAACGGAAGTCATTTAGTATTTGCAGCATCCGGATCAAACCCTTTTGATGTTGTTACTTATGCAGTGAA GGCCGTCGAAAAATACCAGAAGACATTCTGTCATCTTGACAGGAAAAAG ATCCCGGATAACATAAATTGGTTTGGCTGGTGCACATGGGATGCCTTCTATACCGACATCACAGAAGAAGGCCTGAAGCTCGGATTAGAGAG CTTCAAGAAAGGCGGGATCACTCCGAAGTTCCTTATAATCGATGATGGATGGCAATCAGTTGCGATGGATCCCGCAGGCGTTGAATCAAAAGCTGAGGACACTGCCAA CTTCGCAGACAGATTGGTAGACATCAGAGAGAACCACAAGTTTCAAAAGCATCGCCAGGAAGGGCATGCGGAGAAAGAACTGGGCTGTGGACTCCAGCGCGTCGTTGCCGAAATAAAAGAGCAATATGGTCTAAA GTATGTCTATGCGTGGCATGCTATAACCGGGTACTGGGGTGGTGTAAAACCGAATGCCCCTGTGATGGAACGCTACGGAGCCAATTTGGTGTATCCGATATCTTCTCCTGGTGTTCAAGCAAATGGTGTTTGTCATGTGCTTAAAAGCATTATGACGAACGGAGTTGGCCTGGTGAAGCCAGAGAAGGCTTATGAGTTCTACAATGATCTTCACTCGTATCTCGCATCGACTGGTGTTGATGGAGTCAAAGTGGATGCTCAGACCATCCTTGAAACTCTCGGGAAAGGTCATGGCGGACGAGTGAATCTGGCTAGAAAGTATCATGAAGCACTAGAAGCGTCTGTTGGCCGTAATTTCTCAGACAATCACATCATTTCTTGTATGAGCCATAACACAGACACTTTATACAG TGGGAAGAAAACGGCTATAATGAGAGCATCGGATGATTTTTTCCCGAGAGATCCTGCATCACACACAATTCACGTCGCATCAGTTGCATATAACTCCACTTTTATTGGGGAATTCATGCAGCCAGACTGGGATATGTTCCAT AGCCAACATCCAATGGCCGAATATCACGGAGCAGCACGTGCAGTCGGTGGATGTGCCGTTTATGTTAG TGACAAGCCCGACTGTCATGACTTCAATCTACTCAAGAAACTCTCGCTTCCCGACGGTTCTGTTCTAAGGGCAAAGTTACCGGGGAGGCCAACAAAGGATTGCTTGTTTTCTGACCCTGTTAGAGATAAGAAAAG CCTTTTGAAGATATGGAACTTGAATAGCTTCTCCGGAGTGATTGGTGTGTTCAACTGTCAAGGAGCCAGTTGGTGTCGAGTCGCCAAAAAGCCACTTATCCACGATGAACACGTAGAGACTATCACTGGTTCTATTACTGCAAAAGACGTGGACTACCTGCCACGAGTTGCGGATGATGGATGGAGCGGCGATACTATAATGTATTCGCACCGTGGAG GAGAGGTGGTTTACCTTCCGAAGAATTCATCCTATCCAATGGCGCTGAATTCTCGAGAATACGAGGTTTTCACTGTCGTTCCAGTTAAAAGCTTGTCGAACGGAGCAAAATTCGCTCCCATAGGACTCCTTGAGATGTTTAACTCCGGGGGAGCGATCACTGATTTGAAGCATGAACTCGATGAACCTATGACTATCTCCATGAGAGTTCGAGGATGCGGCGTGTTTGGAGCCTATTCATTGCCTCATCCTAAGAGGATATTGGTCGAGTCCCGGGAAGTGGCATTCGAATATAGACAAGGAAGTGGTCTGGTGACCTTTGCTCTTGAAGTTCCAGAGGAAGATTTGTACCTTTGGAGCATTATCATCAAGTTCTAA
- the LOC115755047 gene encoding LOW QUALITY PROTEIN: epidermis-specific secreted glycoprotein EP1-like (The sequence of the model RefSeq protein was modified relative to this genomic sequence to represent the inferred CDS: deleted 1 base in 1 codon) — protein MSLLHSLLLLSLSLLARAAVPPSAQFKFVNEGEFGPYVVEYGGNYRTTSIFSSPFQLCFYNTTPNAFTLALRMATTRSESLFRWVWEANRGSPVRENATFALGADGNLVLADADGRVAWQSRTANGGVVGFKLLPTGNMVLYDSRGKFVWQSFDSPTDTLLAGQSLRAGAASKLVSRASEADNSNGPYSMAIEPKQLSLYYTSKNSPKPLLYYTFAASMYLANESLAEVTLESAPETAEGFAYEITLKYAAADKTSGVGGGGLILARPKYNATLTILRLGIDGNLRAYTYYDKVDYRAWEVTFSLFSRDGDWDTECQLPSRCGNFGLCADSQCVACPSARGLLGWSESCAPPGVASCRPGDSDYYKLVGVDHFLSKYTKGDGPMKEGDCGGKCSKDCKCLGYFYNQESSRCWIAYELKTLTKVANSTHVGYIKVPKK, from the exons ATGTCTCTCCTACACTCCCTTCTCttgctctcgctctcgctcctAGCTCGAGCCGCCGTCCCTCCCTCCGCTCAGTTCAAGTTCGTCAACGAAGGCGAGTTCGGGCCTTACGTCGTCGAGTACGGCGGCAATTACCGGACCACCAGCATCTTTAGCTCCCCGTTCCAGCTGTGCTTCTACAACACTACCCCCAATGCCTTCACGCTGGCCCTGAGGATGGCCACCACGCGCTCCGAGTCGCTCTTCCGCTGGGTCTGGGAGGCCAACCGGGGCAGCCCGGTCCGCGAGAACGCCACCTTCGCGCTCGGGGCCGATGGCAACCTTGTCCTGGCCGACGCCGACGGTCGGGTTGCGTGGCAATCCCGCACCGCG AATGGAGGCGTCGTCGGGTTCAAATTGCTCCCCACGGGCAACATGGTCCTCTACGACTCCAGGGGCAAGTTCGTGTGGCAAAGCTTCGACTCGCCCACGGACACCCTCCTCGCGGGCCAGTCCCTGCGGGCCGGAGCGGCGAGCAAGCTCGTGAGCCGGGCCTCCGAGGCGGACAACTCCAATGGGCCGTACAGCATGGCGATCGAGCCCAAGCAATTGTCCCTCTATTACACCAGCAAGAACTCCCCGAAGCCGCTGCTCTACTACACGTTCGCCGCATCCATGTACCTCGCCAACGAGTCCTTGGCCGAAGTGACCCTCGAAAGCGCGCCGGAGACCGCCGAGGGCTTTGCCTACGAAATCACCCTGAAATACGCGGCCGCCGACAAAACCAGCGGCGTGGGCGGCGGGGGGCTCATATTGGCCCGGCCCAAGTACAACGCCACGCTGACCATACTCAGGCTCGGGATCGACGGCAACCTCCGGGCCTACACGTACTACGACAAGGTGGACTACCGGGCATGGGAGGTCAccttctccctcttctctcgGGACGGGGACTGGGACACCGAGTGCCAACTGCCGAGCCGGTGCGGGAACTTTGGGCTCTGCGCAGACAGCCAGTGCGTGGCGTGCCCGTCGGCCCGCGGGCTTCTGGGCTGGAGCGAGAGCTGCGCGCCGCCGGGGGTCGCAAGCTGTCGGCCTGGCGACTCCGACTACTACAAGCTGGTCGGGGTGGACCATTTCCTGAGCAAGTACACGAAGGGTGATGGGCCGATGAAGGAGGGGGATTGCGGGGGCAAGTGCAGCAAGGACTGCAAGTGCTTGGGTTATTTCTACAACCAGGAGAGTTCACGGTGCTGGATCGCTTACGAGCTCAAGACACTGACCAAGGTGGCTAATTCCACGCACGTGGGATATATCAAAGTGCCCAAGAAATAA